The DNA segment TTGGGCGGAATGTTTGCAGGACATGATGAAAGTGGTGGTGAAATCGTTGAAGAAAATGGGAAAAAATTCCGTCTCTTTTATGGGATGAGTTCGAAAACAGCGATGGATAAACATTCCGGAGGTGTTGCGGAATACAGAGCATCGGAAGGAAAAACGGTTAAAGTTCCTTACAAAGGTCCGGTTTCAGAGACCGTAAAAGATATTCTGGGCGGCGTCCGTTCTACCTGTACTTATGTAGGAGCATCCACATTGAAAGAGCTGTCTAAAAGAACTACTTTTATCAGAGTTCAGGAGCAGGAAAACCAGGTATTCAAAGATTAGATCTTGAGAGCTACATTTAATATTATCAACGGAGATTATCTCGCCGGAAGATTGAATCAAACAATAATTTCGGGCGAGATAATTATCTGTAGAGAAGCCTTGGTTACAGGACCTTTACAGGCTGATCATCCGGATGAATTCTGGAAAATGCGGGCAGAATTTATTTCCGAAAATTATTCTGATAAAAAAGAGAATTATTATCATAAAGTCGTCTCCGAATTTGAAAAGATGAAAAATATTCCGGACCATTCTGAAGTGAATCTCTGGTTTGAAGATGATCTTTTTTGCCAGGTGAATCTGTGGTTTTGCCTGACCTTACTTCCCAAAGACAGAAATATAAAAATTTACAGAGTTTTTCCAAAAAATTTATTAGAAAACAAGTGGGAAGGATTTTCGGATTCAAATGATATGAATTTGCAGGAGGCCTGGAAATCGAAAATTTTATTTGATCAGAAAGACATCGATCTGGGATGCGATTTGTGGAAAGCATATCAAAGTAACGATCGCAATACATTAAAGCAACTTTCTCTTCATCC comes from the Chryseobacterium nepalense genome and includes:
- a CDS encoding DUF1835 domain-containing protein — encoded protein: MRATFNIINGDYLAGRLNQTIISGEIIICREALVTGPLQADHPDEFWKMRAEFISENYSDKKENYYHKVVSEFEKMKNIPDHSEVNLWFEDDLFCQVNLWFCLTLLPKDRNIKIYRVFPKNLLENKWEGFSDSNDMNLQEAWKSKILFDQKDIDLGCDLWKAYQSNDRNTLKQLSLHPSDCFRFLKELIRVYQNVNPETFVRDLMESETMNFNAVFEKFRNELGIFGYGDLQVKQFYDKILGEK